tgcactgggcctttaatcgtCCTGTAAAAGTCGACAGCAAATTCTcaatctcgctctccctccttccttcctcacaGTCCTCACACATCATTGATCTGGGTGGCTTGGAGAAAGCCCCATGGAAACTAGCTCTCACCTAATATTGTCCATTCAGTGATTTACACAAGGAGGGGAGGGAAAAAAATATAAGATAGTGGTTCTGTGTGGGTGGGCAAGAGGACAGAACTAAAAGCCTAGCAGTCTTTGAAGATGTGTCCTTCGTGACAAGCCCTCCACTCTGAACACTGAGTGCTTGTTGTTTCAGTAAACAGAGGAAAGGTTCAGAGGAGCATCCAAAACAAGCCCGACAGCCACCACGGCCCACCCAACGCGCATGGTTTGGAACCAGGCCGGACCACTCACCTCAACACACAGGCAGGCCCatgacaaatatatatattttttttactatagCTTTCATATGGCTGGTTTCTCAATCAGAGGAATATGCCGAGCATGTCAGTTTGATACACCAGAATAAACATTCTAATATATACATTCTCTGACGTATGTATTTCTGTGACATAATTACCACCTTGTCCCTCAACTTTAGTTCTTGTGAACATCACCGATTTTCACAGCGTTTCAAGGCCTAATTATTTCTCCCCGAAGTCATATCACTTCCCTCCTCGACACAGATCTTTGAAACTCAGAGTATAATTCCTACCCTTCATCTCCTCTTAACAGGATGCTGTCAAGGAGAAGGTGAACTGTCAGCAAGCAGGcggggagagggaaagacagaggcagagagagaggacccCAAATTACaggaagagagatggaaagacaaAAAGGGAGAGAACGTGAGTGCGCACACAAGAGAGAACAGAGCGCACTTTACTCCACTCACATATGGCGGTGCTTTGCTTTTGTAGCCCTGCAAAAATAAACACAGGAGAGGCTACagctggggggagaggagaggggccagTGAGCCGCTTGCTTACCGAGCCCCCTGTTCACTAAACAATGGATCAGATGAAGCAGCCCCCTTTGGCAGTGCTAGACACGGCCCAGAAATGCCTTTCTTCTCTACGATTCGATCTCCCTACTCCAAATATTTACTCTACGGAAACGCACACAATTTTCCATTGCATTTGTTCTGTTTGAAAGGAGACCTCCCTCGCTATCGGTCTCACCTTTTACAGTTTGACATGAGGGAGTTCAGTGTGTAGATGCATCTCTTGTCCAGAGAAACATGACGACTCTGACCTTATTTTACAAATCTATCATAGAACCACACATTTACTATTTCAGTCATTCCATCTAGGTGTGGAGAATGAGGTTTCAAGGAGATCGGAGTTCATTTTAGTTGTCTCACCAGTGGATCATTAATATTCGGGCAGAGGACTTACTCTTTTTTAGGAACCAGAGACTAAACAGGattattcctgtgtgtgtgtatccagtcTACCTCTTTTATGATGGAGAACAATAAGGAGAGGAAGGGCCCAGGAGCTAGTAAATTACACTCAGTTACAGCTAACAGTTCTCCTAGGAAACCAAGACAAGAATGGTTGCCCAATTGTACATAATTTCCTAATGAAATGAGAGaggggaatgtttttttttttttttcatttttcattcAGAGACCTCCTCGGAGCGTTACCGTAACAACTGTGGGATATTCCCCCAACGTGATGGAGTTGTTTGTTTGCTGAGTCACCTAtcttggggcagcaggtagcctagtggttggagcgttgggccagtagctgaaaggttgctagatcgaatccccaagctgataaggtaaaaatctgttgttctgccccttaAGTTAACCTACTGtttctaggccatcattgtaaataagaatatgctcttaactgacttgcctagttaaatgaaggggGAAAAAATTAAATTGCTCCATAGGCCTTAATGAGACGTATATACACTCACTACATGGCCTCTTATTTACTGTATGCCGATGAATACCTGTGTACtgaacataaactcagcaaaatatgaaacgtcctctcactgtcaactgcatttattttcagcaaacttaacatgtgtaaatatttgtacgaacataagattcaacaacagacaaactgaacaagttccacagacatgtgactatgGAATAaagtgtccctgaacaaaaggggggggtcaaaatcaaaagtaacagtcagtatctggtgtggacaccagctgcattaagtactgcagtgcacctcctcatggactgcaccagatttacactcttccaccaaggcacctgcaagttcccggacatttctggggggaatggccctaaccctcacccttcaatccaacaggtcccagacgtgctcaatgggattgagatccgggctcctcgctggccatggcagaacactgacattactgtcttacaggaaatcacacacagaacgagcagtatggctggagggtcatgtcaggatgaacctacaggaagggtaccacatgagggaggaggctgttttccctgtaacgcacagcgttgagattgcctgcaatgacaacaagctcagtccgatgacgctgtgacacaccgccccagaccatgacggaccctccacctccaaatcgatcccgctccagagtacaggcctcggtataacactcattccttcaacgataaacacgaatccgaccaacacccctggtgagacaaaaccgcgactcgtcagtgaagagcactttttgccagtcctgtctggtccagtgacggtgggtttgtgcccataggcgacattgccggtgatgtctggtgaggacctgccttacaacaggcctacaagccctcagtccagcctctctcagcctattgcggacagtcttaGCACTGATGGttggattgtgcgttcctggtgtaactcgggcagttgttgttgccatcctgtacccgtcccacaggtgtgatgttcggatgtacccatcctgtgcaggtgtttttacgtggtctgccactgcgggGACGACCAGCAATAATGAGAAGGGAGTAATGGTTGGATCGACAGACGATGAATAGATGGTTTTAGGAATATATATTGTTTTGTTGGGGGGAGGGGGGCCAATAGCAGCTGATGCATTATTTAAATGACTTATACATCCACATGCAAAATACATTAAATGAAACCAATGCTTCAGAGGGGCAGAAATACCACATTCTGCCAAGGTTACCATCGCCTTCTTTTCTCAAATTCTTAGTTCCTCATGAAGAGCTGCGAGCTCCAATACTGCAGACGGacagggtgttgggccaccacgaggtGCCAGAACTGCTTCAATGCAccgtggcatagattctacaagcgTCTGGAACTCTTGGagaatgcgacaccattctttcacaagaaattccatcatttggtgttttgttgatgttgttggAAAACGCCGTCTCTGGCGCTCCTCCAGAatctgggttgagatctggtgactgacacacacactcacccgttaaaccccctatgctcctttgcGACCCCacgttcaaagtcactgagatctcttcttctagccatgttagccaaaataatgggcaactgggcatttctatacatgaccctaagcatgatgggatattaattgcttaattaactcaggaactaaacctgtgtggaagcacctgctttcaatatactttgcatCCCCCATTTACTGTGTTTCCATCTCTGTAGAAACCTGAGAGGAAAGGCCTCCATTGGCCTTTCTTTCACCAATCACACCAcacgctctgtctgtctctccctgacaTCTGCAAGTAAACCCAGCCAGccagatggatggacagacacTTGGGTAATTGTGACAGGGAATCCAGAAAGTCCTCTCACCGTCCCGACACACAGACAAAAGACCCTAATAGGGAAGTTAGAAAAAGCCAGCAGTCCATTTTTTTTGGTCAAAAGTGATGCCCAAAATGGGGAACAAAATACAGCAAAACAGAGTGAAAAGATGGTAGACACAAGTGGACCCATAATCCAGTGAACACAAACAACTCTTTGACTCTTGTACTTGTGTCTTTCAGTCCTCAGTGCCTCTTGCTAAACATGTTCCACCTGTTTATATTTATTGACATCCGTCCAGAGGACAGAACAGCACTCGGTTTGCGTTTCTCACGTCACTGAAGAGCTGGAATCCTTTTAGATAGCTTTTAGACAGGACAACATTGGGAATCATTGGGGCATGATGTACTGTAGAGGGGTCCAATTCTTTACAATCATTTAGTGCATTTCTAAAACCTTTTAAGCCTGACTGTCATTGCACTTGAACGAGACTGAGCAAAGAGCGGAGGGGGAGGTAGATGGGAATCTGTTCGTGGCGTGAGTTTGAGGAGGAAAGAGATATAGAAAGGGCTTTTTTTTTTATTCTCCTCAGTCTCGGATTTGAACAGGCGTGGCAGATGTGTGGCCTGTCTGTGTGCACCTTCTACCACCCAGAAGGGCTACACACACGGCTTTGGCAGCGGAGCTGAGTGTTCTGTTGAGGCACGTATTAGTCTTGTTGTTTATTGATAGCTATCAGCACTTTCTCATTTCAGCTACACAAAACACATTGACAGAGCTGCACCCTTAGGGGCTCTGCTTACCTCAGCTGAGAGGTCAAACAGCTGtgtggctttctctctctcacacacacacacacacctctatacaGTAACTATCCGAGATGGTATACAGCAGTGGTCCCCAAAATGGTGGGCCACGACCCACAGATTTTACCTCATTAATGCTCTAATGGTGCAGCAGCGGCCTCCACTCTGAGGCCATTAGAAGCAGAGCTGAGCCCAACCACAGCCTGTCATTTTGCAGACTACTGATGCGGGAAGGAGCGCCCCGGGCATGTACCCACCACAGGCCCTGCCCCCAGACAGCCCCTGGCCCACTTCCCATACACACCGTCTATTGAGAAAGAGTATATAAGAAAACTAGTCCAAGCCTTGCagaagacagaaacacagacaaagagacagagtgTGAGTGAACGGGGGGGTTAGGGAGATTTTTATTAGGACCACCAAGGGGCCTGCCATGTAGGTGGCCAGACATGAGATTCTCAGGCTGGTGGTCACTAATTAGTTGAGCAGGAAACATGGGTTACCATGGGTTACCACCACTGACACAGTCAATGGCACATGGCATTAATGTTCTGAATTACAATGTACATTTCCATACATGAGTACGCACACACATGGTTTGTCTACACGGctgacttacacacacacacacacacgtatttaTCAATCTATAATTTCAGGATAGGTTACAGTAACCAAAACGATTACATTTTTCGTTTTAAAAAAAGCATAAGAATAATAAAAGTCGAACGCAAAATACATGTCGTCATGTCTCCCCCAAAATCACTTCTTCCACAGGAACTTGTCGTTCCTCTTCCAAAGTGACGtgttccctttctcctctcctccccctgttcctccTCTGGCCCTGACGCTAGcactctcacacaccctctctacctCCGACGGGTCCGTCAGTTTGTTGATCCTCTCCTCGTTACCCTcctccaaaatgtcccagaagTCTCTGTGGCTGTTCTTTGACCTCTCAGGGGTTGGAGAGAAAAGTGGTGTAATggggtgtgtgaggggtgtgGTGATGGATCGAGAGGggggagtagtagtagtagaagaaggGCCTGGGACGGATTTTGTCAGGGGCCGTGGGTGGGGTGTGCTGGGCGGTTTGGGAGGCATTGTAGGGTGACAGGAGGCAGGTGTGGCAGAGTGAGAAGTGGGTGTAAAGACAGCCCGTGAGGTAGGGGTTTTTGGGAAGGCCCTCTGAGGCTCTGAGGAGGCCTTGCTTCTGGGTCGCAGCAGGTCGTCCAGGATAGAGGTGTCTCCTAGCAGCTCTGTGAGGAGGACCTGCTGGCTGGGGGGAAAGGAAGGCTGAGCTCTGTACCGCTGCCTCCCCACAACCTCACTCTTCCTGGGGGAGGACAGCAGGCTGCTCCTCCCTCTCTGAGGGCTGGCTGTGGGCTTAGCCTGGGGATGGCTGAGAgctgaagaagaagaggaggaggaggaaacaggttGAGCTCTAGAGGGCCCTGGTCCCAGAGGACTACTCCTACTATTGTCCAGGTCTGAGCTGGAGCACTGAGCAGCTCTGGACATTCCACTATTACCACtcttcttcttccctcctctGGCGTTCCGGACCATCTGCTCCTCAGAAGAGGGAACATCCCTCTGGGGTTCTGGAACGGACCTATGTCGGGTTCTAGGTTCTGCTTGGGGTTCTAGAGCAACTCTCTGGTTCCTTTTGGAGTTGGGTCTGTGTTTggttgtagaggaggaaggtgttGTCCTGTTAACTTTGGGCTGGGCTGTGTGTGGTTCTGCGAAGTTCTCCCTGATGGTGGAAGCCACGTCAGGGCCTTGGTCAGTGTAGTACTGTCGTAGCTGAGCCAGTCTCTGGGCAGAGGTACTCCTCAGAACCTCCTCAGCAAACTGTCTCAATGAAACAGATCCAAATACACACGCCATCTCCTCCAGCTGCTGCCTAcatggggaacacacacacaggattcgGCTCAGAGAGCGTAGGAAAGTTGCGTGATAACATATTAGAAAATAGGAAAATGTTGGCTTGAAAGTAGGTGAGCTTGATGCTTCGTGGatatatatacaaaggtatgtggacactctttcaaatgaatggatttggctatttcagccacacccgttgctgacaggtgtataaaatcgagcatgcagccatgcaatctccatagacaaacattggcagtagaatgccctttactgatgagctcagtgacgttcaacgtagcactgtcataggatgccacctttccaacaagtcagttcatcaaatttctgctctgctagagctgctattgtgaagtggaaacgtctaggaacaacaacggcccagccgcgaagtggtaggccacacaagctcatggaaaactgttcatcgggagcttcatgtaatggttttccatggctgagcagccacacacaagcctaagatcaccatgcgcaatgccaagcgtcggctggagtggtgtaaagctcgccgccattggactctggagcagtggaaacacgttctctggagtgatgaatcatgcatccccatctggcagtccgacggactaatctgggtttggcggatgccaggagaaagctaTCTGCtgtaatgcatactgtcatctgtaaagtttggcggaggaggattaatggtctggggctgtttttcatggttcaggctcggctccttagttccagtgaagggaaatcttaacgctacagcatacaatgacattctattctgtgtttccaactttgtggaaagccctttcctgtttcagcatgagaatgccccagtgcacaaagcgagatccatacagaagtggtttgtcagggtcagtgtggaagaacttaattggcctgcacagagccctgacctcaaccccatcaaacacatttgggatgaattggagcgCGAACAGCGAGCCAGGCCTAAACGCCCAACATCAgttcccgacctcactaatgctcttgtggctgaatggaagcaagtccctgcagcaatgttccaacatctagtggaaagccttcccagaagagtggaggctgttatagcagcaaaggggggaccaactccatattaatgcccatgattttggaatgagatgttcaacgagcaggtccACATATTTTTGGTCATGTTGTGTATATTTAGGATACATTTCTGATCGTCATGGAATGATATAGGGTCCTTTTTCTAAGACAGGCGCAACTGTCTCCAAAAACAACATGGACAAACCATAttctgtcacagccattaaaacaGGAACTAACCATAttctgtcacagccattaaaacaGGAACTAACCATAttctgtcacagccattaaagcAGGAACTAACCATAttctgtcacagccattaaaacaGGAACTAACCATATTCTGTCACAGCCATTAAGTTAAAACAGGAACTAACCATATTCTGTCGCAGCCATTAAAACAGGAACTAACCATATTCTGGGAGTCTCAGGTTAACTGTGGTATTGGAGGGGAAAGGCAGTACTGTAGAGCCTGAACACAACTGGCTAATCTTTGGCAAGGTTCTGGGAAATGGTTGAGAGGGTTAGCTCAGAGgtggtctcacacacacacaaaggagaacCCCTTTCTACCAGTTGAGGGCGCTGCACACCATAATGGTGGTTAGATTTGGCTCTCTGCCCTGCCCTACCAGGAATAACTCACCTTCGGATGGTTCCGGGGGTCTCTCCGATAATGACGGTGGTgtgttgggtggggtggtggacgctcctgatggtgtgtgtgactgggtgGTCCACACTGGGTCTGTGCACTGCTCCCACCCAACCAACATCATTATGGGAAGTATGGAATGGTGGAGTGTGTTCAGGCTGAGTCTGTAAAATACGCACACGCACAGATTTGATAAATTCCTTCTAATCACACTGACAAGGAAGGGACAAGGAAAAGGGGTTAGGGAGTTGATTTGGAATAGGACACCAGACTATCGACTCGTTGGGTGGTTTGGGCTTCACCAGGTAGTGAGTGTGTACCTTCTGTGTGTCCCGGAGTTCATTGGCTGGAAGCTGGGAGAACCTCCTGCGCTCAAACACGTCTCTGAGAGCGGCTCTGCTGATTCGCTCCTCGGCCTTGCTCCCGCCCACCACATGTTGGTTAGAGTGGGTGTAAACCACCTCCCGTACaccacctacaacacacacacaaataggaGATATAAGTCTGTACTTACAGGCAAATTCTACTCTAACTCTTGGTATAGAATTGGGCCTGTATCCCAGAAGCACCTCAGAGTAGCAGTCCTGATCtcctctgagatgctttgtgaatacaAGCCCCTGATGTTTGCTGACACACATGATACGACAGTTGTTTTTTTTTATCCCATTTTGACCTTACCTAACACATTGTCAATCGTTCCCCAGGGCGGTCCTTTGGCAGAAGGGACAGTCTGGTTCACTTTTGGGTTTGTAAACGCCCTCGCTCCGTGTTGGTCTGTCTGTGGGCCTCGGCCATGATTGTGGTTCTGTGGGGCTGTAACAGATCGGACTCTTTCGACTGCAGTGTGGTTTTCGTCTGAGGAGGTAAACGTCTCAATGTCCTCTGCTTGTCTGGTTCTTCTACTCTGGTCTACTGGTCTGttgctggtctctctcttactaccaccatctctccccatctccctccttcttcGGTGTGCTGGGGGTCTCTTAAGCACATGAGTTTGTGCACAAGCTCTGATTAGCTCCTCAATGTCTATGTCCTCAGACTCAGAGTCAAACATCACCTGGTGCATTCTGGAAACTGGAGTTTTAGTGTTAGATCGTTTGCTTCCACTGGAGGGGGGTGAATCATcatcactgtcctcctccaccctcctcttcctccttattCCTTGTTTCAGATTTAGTATTTTTCTCCCCATGTCATCACTCTCTCCTGACAGTGTAACAGGATCATGGTCTCGCCCCCTCTGTCCATCCCATCTCCCTCcattcctttcttcctctctctcagagcCACTGGAGACGTCCCAGTCGTTCTTCAGAGGAGCTGCATCCAAGTGGTTCCCACACTTGGGGGCCAATGTAGGGGTCTGGGGGCCCCCACTCCCTGCGGTGCTGAGGCCCTTTGGTGCCATGGCAGAAGTGTCTTCATCACTGTCCTCCTCAGAATCACTTCTTCCCCCCTCACTCTGGCTATGCTCCCCTGATTCTGACCCTGAtccagccctgacccctgacctctggaGCAACCTGGAGAAGCCATGCTGAAGGAGACTGAGTCGGCCAGGAAGGGTAGTGTTCGCCTTCTCCACCTTACTCCTGtccccctgttccccctcctcctcactgcCACTGCTGAAGTCCAATACCCCCCTGGTTGTTGCCCTGGGGATCCTCGAGGCCCCTCCATTGCCCAGTTCACAGTGGTCCCTTGCGGAAACCTCCCCAGCCTCCTGCAACACAAGGTCAACAGAGTcttcatatttaaaaaaaaaaaatatatatatatatatatatatatatatatatatatatatatatatataaactattTTTAAACCCTTGGCCCAAGATTAGTAATTTACAGGTCTTATTATGAGCTTGCTTTTGCTAAGGTGGGAGGGGTGGCAATATCTGAGGTTTGTCGTTAAAAACATTGGCCAATGTGCCAATTTCAGGCAGCGCTGGTGGGGATATTTAAACCACCTGAAGGCTGGTCTTAGAGGTCACGCGGTTGGTTAAGGCATGGATTTGAACAGCGGAAGAGTAACCTACCCAGCAGTGATGCACAGTTCCCATATGCACATGGAACAAGAGAGAGGCTATTTAGTTTTTGTCCATACACCTCGTATTTAGAAATATTAAAAAAGTCATGTTTTTTTGTTAAATTTGATCAAATGAAATCAAGCatagcctcccctcctctcaatgAAGGCTGCTTTTTTTTTTGTCCTGACCAAAGCATTCGCTAAGTAGTCAAGACCATTGATAAAGGGTTTGGCTCGGTAGACCGCTTCAAAATAAATCTTCACAATTCCCGCTGTGAAAATAGCAAAAAAATGTAGGACAAACAAAAAGACGTATAGCTCTACCGTCAGTGCTAAGATTTACCACTGCGTTAGGTCTGGTAGGAAAGCAGCACTAATGAGATCGACAAAGCTATGGAGTGTTCTGTATGTTGTATTTGGTTGTGACCTGGGGCTGATGGCATCACCAGGCTACAGAACAGGATTGGTCATTCATAAAGAATTTAGCAGTGCAAGGTAATGCGAAGATGCTTGTAAACAATAAATCATCCATACTTAAATGTGACATGCCATGAGTCATGAATATGAAACAATAGGATACATTGTAGCTTTTATAGCGTGCATGGGAGTTATGCGAGGGCCTTTATGAGTGGGACCACCTACAGCGATACTAATCTTATGGTTTTTGCCAACCAGATGACTCctccgttgtgtgtgtgtgaatacaccCTGGTGTATTGTCTATGGCTATTAAAGTCTGAACATCCCCCGGTACATACCCAGCCTACTAAAAAGGGACAGTTGTGTTGGGTCTTAGCTGGGAACTGTCACAGTAGATAGAAGCCAAACTATTGGGTAAATAAATACCACACAACAGAACAGACGGCCTTCAGTGTGGTCTGGTCCTGGCATTACAGAGGGATAATTATGTCCATCTGTTGGGACACTATCACAGAGAGAATgcgaaagagagatgggggggagggggaaaagggggagagagagagaagagtaagaAGGGGCCGGTGAAGGAGACAGGAAGACGCACGTGTGAGGAATTGTCT
This sequence is a window from Oncorhynchus keta strain PuntledgeMale-10-30-2019 chromosome 14, Oket_V2, whole genome shotgun sequence. Protein-coding genes within it:
- the ercc6l2 gene encoding LOW QUALITY PROTEIN: DNA excision repair protein ERCC-6-like 2 (The sequence of the model RefSeq protein was modified relative to this genomic sequence to represent the inferred CDS: inserted 1 base in 1 codon) is translated as MMASTSTADIKVWHEGDRCLAPSLRDGTLLREGTIQKLPSTSHGEDMALVKFTDQHDEDEEEEAVFPVCKLQRPDTNQSSTSVVSAQEKPLFLCSQTPPGPSEPLVLSQSGVAVPYTINRYLRYYQKEGIQFIYDNYAQSRGCILGDDMGLGKTIQVIGFLAAVLGKTGTWEDIENNRPQFLLTQIPTQRSKPRKVFLIVAPLSVLYNWKEELETWGHFLTVVVHGLRKEEELARIRRGRSEIALTTYETLRLYLEQFNSIDWSAVIVDEAHKIKNPNSQITGAMKDLRCPVRVGLTGTILQNNLDELWCVMDWAIPRCLGSLGNFKNMFSDPIELGQKHSVTKRALATGRRAVRALAAKLSHWFLRRTKALIREQLPKKDDRVVYCSLTSFQQTVYQAVLDTEDVTLLLRSSEKCDCHSGHSRRKCCYKVNARGVRVTDLYFSYLAILRKVANHAALLQAKWNTSKKQEQYVNEICEKVFQKFPDFTEKCKQAAFEAMSDPMYSGKMKVLQRLLKHYMQRKDKVLLFSLSTKLLDVLESYCMADGLEYSRLDGNTKPRERLKIVKEFNSCPDINLCLVSTMAGGLGLNFVGANIVVLFDPTWNPANDLQAIDRAYRIGQCRDVTVFRLISLGTVEEVIYLRQVYKQQLQSSVMGKESARRYFDAVQGSDDXEGELFGIQNLFRLQTQGTCLTRRILEREGRVEVGVMTSSTHTGEEEERKSESEAGEVSARDHCELGNGGASRIPRATTRGVLDFSSGSEEEGEQGDRSKVEKANTTLPGRLSLLQHGFSRLLQRSGVRAGSGSESGEHSQSEGGRSDSEEDSDEDTSAMAPKGLSTAGSGGPQTPTLAPKCGNHLDAAPLKNDWDVSSGSEREEERNGGRWDGQRGRDHDPVTLSGESDDMGRKILNLKQGIRRKRRVEEDSDDDSPPSSGSKRSNTKTPVSRMHQVMFDSESEDIDIEELIRACAQTHVLKRPPAHRRRREMGRDGGSKRETSNRPVDQSRRTRQAEDIETFTSSDENHTAVERVRSVTAPQNHNHGRGPQTDQHGARAFTNPKVNQTVPSAKGPPWGTIDNVLGGVREVVYTHSNQHVVGGSKAEERISRAALRDVFERRRFSQLPANELRDTQKTQPEHTPPFHTSHNDVGWVGAVHRPSVDHPVTHTIRSVHHPTQHTTVIIGETPGTIRRQQLEEMACVFGSVSLRQFAEEVLRSTSAQRLAQLRQYYTDQGPDVASTIRENFAEPHTAQPKVNRTTPSSSTTKHRPNSKRNQRVALEPQAEPRTRHRSVPEPQRDVPSSEEQMVRNARGGKKKSGNSGMSRAAQCSSSDLDNSRSSPLGPGPSRAQPVSSSSSSSSALSHPQAKPTASPQRGRSSLLSSPRKSEVVGRQRYRAQPSFPPSQQVLLTELLGDTSILDDLLRPRSKASSEPQRAFPKTPTSRAVFTPTSHSATPASCHPTMPPKPPSTPHPRPLTKSVPGPSSTTTTPPSRSITTPLTHPITPLFSPTPERSKNSHRDFWDILEEGNEERINKLTDPSEVERVCESASVRARGGTGGGEEKGNTSLWKRNDKFLWKK